The DNA window AGGAATCGCCGCCGCGCGAGGGGTGCCCGAGATCCTCACCGCCGTGAGGACATGCCCGTCCCCTTCGCCGCGTCCAGCGCATACACGCAGCGGTCCTTGCTGCACGCGTACACCACGCCGCCCGCCACCACCGGCGAGCCCGTGATCTCCCCGCCCGTGGCGAGCTTCCAGCGCAGCTGCCCGCCCGCCGCGTCCACCGTGTACAGACAGTGGTCGGCGGAGCCGAAGTGGATGCGGCCGTCGGCGACGACGGGAGCGCCCACCACGTCGCCGCCTGCGGCGAACCGCCACTTGGGCGTGCCGGTGACCGCGTCCAGGGTGTAGAGCGCCCCGCCGCTGCCCAGGTGGATGGAGCCGGCCGACACCAGCACCGGCTCCGTGGACTGCCGGGCCTCCGTGGCGATGCGCCAGCGGTCACGGCCGGTGGCCGCGTCCAGGGCGTAGACGGTGCCCAGGTAGTCGGCGATGTAGACGCCGCCTCCGGTGACCGCGGGGCCGGGGGCGAACGCCGGCGGGCTGAGGAAGACGGCGGGCGCCTCGAAGCGCCAGCGCACGTCGCCGCGCGCCACGTCGATGGCGAGCACGCGCGTACCGGCGGCGACGTACACCACGCCGTCCGGGCCCGTCAGGAGCCGGACGGGCACGCCGCCGCAGGAGGCGGTGTCGCCCACGGGGTACGACCAGCGCTCGGCGCCGGTGCGGGCCTCGAGGGCGCGCAGCCGGGCGTCGGCCCAGACGTAGACGGTGCCGTCGTGGACGAGGGGGCCGCAGTCGGGCGTCTCGAAGTCGGTCTGGGCGCCGCCCATCTCCCACAGGAGCTCGCCGTTGGCGGCTTCCCAGGCCTGGACGCCGCCGCCGCGGGTGCCCGTGACGACCGTGCCGCGGTCGGCCCGCAGGGAGTAGACCCAGCCGTCGGTGGCGAGCCGCCAGCGCTCGGAGCCGTCGGAGGCGTCGAGGGCGTAGAGGGTGGGGCCGTCTGAGGCGTGGATGCGGCCGTCGGTGACGGCCATCGCCCAGGCCACGTCCCGGGTCTTGAACTGCCGCCGTCCGGTGGCCACATCGAGGGCGTGCACCTCGAACGACGTGACGTACAGCAGCTCGCCGGCCACCGTGGGCGTGCCCCAGACGTCGTTGGACATGCGGAACCGCCAGGGCCGCCAACGCCCCTGGTCGCCGGGCGCATTGGTGGCGCCGTCGGCCGCGGCGCCGGTCGTCTGGGCGGGGACGGACGTGGGGGCGGCCCCGCCGCCGGCCACACCTGCGGGCGGGCGCACCCAGCCCGTGGCGGGCCCGGTGCCCGCCGGGGAGCGGGTGTCGCGGCCGTCGGCGACGCGCGGGCCCGGGCCGATGGGGACCTGCGCCCCCGCCAGCCGTACGGCTCCGTCGTGCGCGGGCGCCGGCACCGCCCCGCTCGGCGCCCCCGGCCGCTACGCCGCGGCGCCCGCGCGGGAGTCGTGGGGCGTGCTCAGGACGCCGCGCGGGTCGTGCCCGACGGGCGCCGGGGAACGGCCCGTGCCGGCCGCGCCGCGCCCCTCCCCCCCCCCGGGCGCCCCCCGGCCCCGCCACGGGCTGGGTGCGCCCGCCCGCAGGTGTGGCCGGCGGCGGGGCCCGGCGACTGGTCGTAGGAGGGCGCGGGGGTGGGCGGCTGCGCGGGGCGCGGCGGGACGGCGGCCCGGGCGCGCCCGCGGCTGCCCGCGCCGGCAGCCGCCGGACGCTGGCCCGCGCGCCGCTGCTCGATGAGCGAGACGGCGTTGTCCGGCAGCCAGGCCGAGGCCGTGCCGCTGTCGTCGCCCCCGCCGGAGGCGAAGAGGTGCGGGGCCAGCTCGGACTGCAGGTCGGCCGGGCTGGGCCGGTGCTCGGCGGCCATCTGCATGCAGGAGTCGATCAGGGGCCGCAGCTCGTCGGGCAGGCCGCTCAGGTCGGGGCCCTCGCGGAGCAGCATGAAGACCGTCTCCACCGGATTCGCGCCGTGGAAGGGGGCGTGGCCGGTGGCCGCGAAGACGAGGGTGGAGCCGAGGGAGAAGATGTCGCTGGAGCCGGTGACGCTGCGGGAGTCGCGCGCCTGCTCGGGCGACATGTAGGCGGGGGTACCGACGGCGACGTTGGTCATCGTCAGCCGGGTGTTGGAGACGCCGGAGGCGATGCCGAAGTCGATGACGCGCGGGCCGTCCTCCACGACGAGGACGTTGGAGGGCTTCAGGTCGCGGTGGACGAGGCCCGCGCCGTGGATGGACTGCAGCGCCTCGGCGATGCCGGCCGCGAGCCAGCGCACGGCCTGGGCGGGCAGGGGACCGCACTCGTTGACGATCTCCTCGAGGGAGGGTGCGGGCACGTACGCGGTGGCCAGCCAGGGCACGGCGGCGCGCGGGTCGGCGTCGACGACGGCGGCGGTGTAGAAGCCGCTGACCGCGCGGGCCGCCTCGACCTCGCGCGTGAAGCGGACCCGGAAGAGCTGGTCCTCGGCGAGCTCCGTGCGCACCGTCTTGATCGCCACCCGCCGGCCGGACGCCGAGCGGGCGAGATAGACCAGCCCCATGCCACCGGCGCCGAGTCGGCCGAGCACCTCGAACGGGCCGATCCGTCTCGGGTCGTGCTGCGTAAGCTGCTCCACCACTGACCTGCCACCTCCCCGTCGGGGCTTGAAGGGTTTCAGCCCCGTGCAGCGTCTCACCGCGAATTATCCCGGGGTACGCATGCTGATTCTTCCTGGCGAACGACGCGGTGGCGAACCCGGGTCGCGCTTCACCCTCTCTCCACCACATGCGGAACGCCTCGCCCCGCGCCTCCTACCCCCGCTTCCCGTCCGCGATCCGCCGCCGCCCCCGGGAGCTTCCGCCATGGCCCGCGGGGTGTGTCACGACTGCCACGTTAGCGGGGGACCGCGGTCTCCCGCGGGACCTGTGGACAACCGTGCGAAGGGTCTCCGGAGGGCGTTGTCCACAGCCTGTTGATAAGAGGATTCACCGGTACGGGCCAATCCCGTGCGATCTCCCCGCGGTCCCCCGCAACCCCTCTGAGCTGGCCTTACACCCCACTCCACACCCCTGCCCCCATTTGCATGCGGCCGAATCGCGCTCCGATCACCCCTCGGTAAGCTGACGGCATGACAGGACAAGTACGCACCGTCGACGGCCGCGTGGCCGGACGACGCGGCCAGGCGACGCGGCAGAAGCTGCTCGACTGCCTCAGCGAAATGCTCAGCTCCTCTCCCTACCGAGACGTCAAGGTCATCGACGTCGCCCGCAAGGCCGGCACCTCGCCCGCGACCTTCTACCAGTACTTCCCGGACGTCGAGGGCGCGGTCCTCGAGATCGCCGAGGAGATGGCCAAGGAGGGCGCGAGCCTGACCGACCTGGTCGCCGGCCGCTCCTGGGTCGGCAAGTCCGGCTGGCAGGCCGCCGAAGAGCTCGTCGACGGCTTCCTCGGGTTCTGGCGCAAGCACGACGCCATCCTGCGGGTGGTCGACCTCGGGGCGGCCGAGGGCGACAAGCGGTTCTACAAGATCCGCATGAAGATCCTCAACGCCGTCACCAACTCCCTCACCGACTCCGTCAAGGAGCTCCAGTCCAAGGGCAAGGTGGACAAGGACGTGAACCCCGCGGCCGTCGCCGGGTCGCTCGTCGCCATGCTCGCCGCGGTGGCCTCGCACCAGAAGGGCTTCCAGAGCTGGGGCGTCAAGCAGGCCGAGCTCAAGCCCAACCTCGCCCTCCTCGTACACCTGGGCATCACGGGCAAGAAGCCGACGAGGTAGCGCTTCCGGCACCTCGCACGTCTGCACGTCCTGTCATCGCAGCGGCGGGCCCCCTCCGGCCGGGCCCGGAGGGGGCCCGCCGCAGTGATTTCCCCTCTGTTCCTCTCTCTGCCCCTCACTCCCCGCCGTCCGGACGCGGCTCCAGCCGGAACAGCCGGATCTCCCGCTCCACGCGCGCCTGGTACCGCGCGTACGGCGGCCAGAACGCCACCACCGCCTCCCAGGCGGCCTCCCGCTCCGCACCCCGCAGCAGCCGGGCCCGCACCGGCACGTCCCGCCCCCTCCAGCTGATCTCCGCCTCCGGGTGCGCCAGCAGATTCGCGGTCCAGGCAGGGTGACCGGGGCGGCCGAAGTTGCTCCCCACCAGAACCCACGCAGCCGGCGGCTTCCCCTTGGGCCCCTCCGCCATGCAGGCGAGCGGCGTACGCCGCGCCTGTCCCGTCCGCGCGCCGGTCGACGTGAGCACCAGACCGGGCAGCAGGCGGGCGCTGAGCAGCGTCCGGCCGCCCGTCAGGCGGTGCACCGCACGGTCCAGGGCCGGCACGCAGTGCGGCGCGATCCGCGCGAACGTACGGGTCGAGGAGAGCCTCTGCACCACGCGCTCCAGACGCTCCTGGCGCTGCCTGCGCCGTGCAGCAGTGCCGTTCACGGAGCCACCGCTTCCCGCTCCGGGCGCCCGGCAAACAGCCCGGCGACCTCCGCCGCCCGGGCGCGCAGCCGCCCCGGGGGCCCGAAGAGCAGGCCGTCCGAAGCAGCCCGTTTGAAGTACAGCTGCACGTCGTGCTCCCACGTCACCCCAATGCCGCCGTGCAGCTGGACGGCCTCCGCAGTCACCGTCCGCAGCGTCTCCAGGGCCTGCGCGAGGGCGACACCGGCGTCTCCGGCCGTGCTCGCGTCTTCTGCCGACCCTGTGGCTCCTGCCGACCCCGCGTCCGCTGCCGGCCCTGCGTCCGCTGCTGACCCCACGCCTCCTGCCGTCCGTACGTCCTCTGCCGCCCCCGTGTCTCCTGTTGTCTCCATGCCTCCTGCCGTCCCTACGTCCGTGGCGAGGCCGTCGCCCGCTGCGGCCGACCCGGACCCGGCCCCCGCCGCCCACGCCGCGTAGTACGCCGCCGAGCGCGCGGCCTGCACGGACACGTACAGGTCGGCCAGGCGGTGCTTGACGGCCTGGAAGGAGCCGATGGGCCGCCCGAACTGCTCACGCGTCCGCACGTGTTCGACCGTCAGCTCCAGCGCCCGGTCCGCCGCGCCGACGGCCTCCGCGGCCAGCATCGCCGCAACGCTCCCGCCCAGCCGGGCCAGCGCGGCCGGGACCTCGTCGTCCGCGCGGCCGAGGAGATCGGCCTCCGCGTCCCGCAGCTCGATCCGGGCCTGCGGACGGGTCTCGTCCAGCGCGGTCAGCCGCGTGCGGCGCACCCCGCGCACCACGTCCGGCCGCAGGACGAACAGCAGCGTGCGGCCGCGGACGTACCCGCCCGTGCGGGCGGCGACCAGCAGCACTCCCGCGCTGTGCCCGTCGAGGACCTGCGCCGCGTCGCCGTACAGGCGCCAGCCCCGTCCGTCCCCGCCCGGCCGCGCCTGTACGCCGCCCGCCCTGCCGCCCCCGGCCCAGTCGCCGCCGCCCGGCCCGGTCAGGCCGAGCGCCTCGGGCAGCGGGGTACGGGGCAGCGCGAGCGTGCCCGTCAGCTCGCCGGAGGCGATGCGCGGCAGCAGCTCCGTCCGCTGCGTGTGGGTGCCCAGCGCGGCGACCAAGGGGGCCACGAGGCCCGCCGTGGCCAGCAGCGGGGACGGCAGCAGTACGCGGCCCGTCTCCTCGCAGGCCAGGGCGAGCTCCGTGGGGCCGCATCCCACGCCTCCGTAGCGTCGCCCGACGGCGAGCCCGGGCAGCCCGAGCTGCTCGGCGAGCTGCCGCCACAGCGGCTCGTCGTAGCCGGCCCGGGTGCGGACCGCGGCCCGGATCCCGTCCGGCCCGCAGCGCTTGAGCAGCAGTTCGCGCAGGGTGCGCCGGATCTCGCCCTGCTCCTCGGTGAATGCGGCATCCATGGGACACGCCCTCCCGGATCTGACGGGCCGTCATCTTAAATCGGGCAACCCGACTTTCCCACCCCCTATCTGATGTAGCGTCAGTTCATGGCCTCCGTCCGCCGCGCACGCAAGGTCGCCGTCGTCGGCATCTCCCTCTCGGACTGCGGGCGGGTCGACTCCGCCACCCCCTACGACCTCCACGCACAAGCGGCCCGGCGCGCCCTGGCCGACTCCGGGCTCGGCCGGTCCGCCGTCGACGGACTCGCCTCCGCCGGCCTGGGCACCCTGGCCCCCATGGAGATCGCCGACCACCTGGGCCTGCGCCCCACCTGGGTGGACTCGACCTCGGTCGGCGGCGCCACCTGGGAGGTCATGGCGGCCCACGCGGCCGACGCCATCGCCGCCGGACACGCGAACGCCGTCCTCCTCGTCTACGGCTCCACCGCCCGCGCCGACCTCAAGGCGGGCCGCCGGACCGCCGGCCTCTCCTACGGCACCCGGGGCCCGCTGCAGTTCGAAGCCCCCTACGGGCACACCCTCATCGCCAAGTACGCCATGGCCGCACGCCGCCACATGCACGAGTACGGCACCACGCCGGAACAGCTCGCCGGCATCGCCGTCCAGGCGCGCGCCAACGCCCGCCACAACCCCCACGCCATGTACCGCGATCCGATCACCGTGGACGACGTCCTCGGCGGTCCCGTGATCGCCGACCCGTTCACCAAGCTCCAGTGCTGCATCCGGTCGGACGGCGGCTGCGCCGTACTGCTGGCGGCCGAGGAGTACGCCGCGGACGCCGCCCGGCCGCCCGTATGGGTGCTGGGGGCCGGCACGGCGGTGTCCCACACGGCGATGTCGGAGTGGGAGGACTTCACCGTCTCCCCCGCCGCACGCTCCGGGCGGCTGGCCTTCGAGCGCGCGGGCGTCACCCCCGCGGAGGTGGACGTGGCCGAGCTGTACGACGCCTTCACCTATATGACGCTCGTGACGCTGGAGGACCTCGGCTTCTGCGCCAAGGGCGAGGGCGGCGCCTTCACGGAGCAGGGCATGCTGACGGTGGGCGGCGGGCTGCCGGTCAATACGGACGGCGGCGGCCTCTCCGCCTGCCACCCCGGGATGCGGGGCCTGTTCCTCCTGGTCGAGGCCGTGCGGCAGCTGCGCGGCGAGGCCGAGGAGGGCCGCCAGGTGCGCAGGCGGGACGGCGAGCTTCCGAGGATCGCCGTCGCATCGGGCACGGGCGGCTGGTTCTGCTCGGCGGGGACCGTGGTCCTGGCCCGCGACTGACCGGGCCGCACGGGCCCGAGCCGCACGAGGCGGGCCGAACGGGGCAGGCCTTACGAGGCGGGCCATGCGAGGCAGCGCCGTACGAGACAGGACCGCACGAGACAGGACCGCAGGGAGCAGGGCCGTGCGGGACGCGCCCGTGTTGGATGGACCCATGAGCGACGAACCGGACCGCACCCGCCGGCAGCACTTCCACGATCTCCTCCGTTCCCTGCCCGTCTGGGACACCGAGCTGCCGCACTTCGACCCGGCCTCCGCCCCCGCCGACCCCCTGCCTCTCTTCCAGCAGTGGCTGATCGAGGCCGCCGAGGCCGGGACGCCGGAGCCGCACACGATGACGCTCGCCACGGCCGACGCGACCGGCCGGCCCTCCGTACGGACGCTGATGCTCCACGACGCCGACGAGCACGGCTGGCACTTCGCCACGCACCGCACGAGCCGCAAGGGCCGGGAGCTGGCCGAACGGCCGGAGGCGGCCCTGGGCTTCTACTGGGCGGCGGTCGGCCGCCAGGTCCGCATCCAGGGGACGGTGACGGCCGCGGGCGCCGCGGAGAGCCGGGCGGACCTGGCCCGGCGCTCCACGGGCGCACTGGCGGCGGCACTGGTGGGCCGGCAGAGCGAAGTGCTGGCGTCGTACGAGGAGCTGGAGCGGGCCTCGGACGCGGCCTGGGAGCGGGCCCGCCGTGAGCCCGACGCTCCCGTCGGCAGCTGGACCCTGTACGTCCTGGAGGCGCAGGAAGTCGAGTTCTTCCAGGGGGACGCCCGGCGCCGGCACGTACGCCTCAACTACCGCCGCCGTCCCCCTGCGGAAGGCGGCTGGACGACCGAGCTCCTCTGGCCCTGACCGCTTCCGGACCGGCGTCGGGGAGAGGGCCGAACACCGGTATGCACAGGGGCGGTTCGCCTGGAGGCCGCGCCCCCTCCAGCTCCCGGAACCGGACCGTCAGTGCCATGCCGATCCGCAGCTCGCCCTCCTCGCACCCGACGACTTCCGTCATCATTCGCGGCCCTTCGGCGAGGTCCACCACGGCCGCCGCGTAGGGCACCCGCCCGCCGAAGGGCGGGAGGTCGTTCACGTGGACGACCGACCAGGTGTAGAGGGCGGCCCAGCCGCTCGCCTCCTCCCAGACCACGTCCTCGCTCCAGCAGCGCGGGCAGAACTCCCTGGGGTAGTGGTGGGCCAGCCCGCAGCCGGCCGCGCGGCAGCGGCGTACGAGCAGTCGGCCCCGGCCCGCCGCTTCCCAGTAGGGGCGGGTGAAGGCGTCCGCTTCCGGGATGTCGAAACGCGGTGCCGGCGGGCCGGCGGAACGCGGCGCCGGTGACGCCTGCGGACGATTCGCGTGCAATTCACCGACCCCCTTGTATTCCGCGCCCGTTTCCCCGGGAGTTTTCCCGTCCCCGCCCTCCGTTTGTTTGCCCGCAGCGCCATTCCTGACAGTACGTCAGCTAGGTAGCCTGACTATACGTCAGCTTGTCGGCCATTGAGCAGGAGTGGACGAGACACGATGCTTGGATCGACTCACGGCACCCTCACCACCAGCTCCCGTCCGGCCCGCGTGGTGGCCTGCGGCGAGCGTCCGGGCCCCGCCGTCCACGGCACGGCCGACGGCACCGAGGACACCGACGTCAGCGGCAGGCCGCTGCGCTCGGACATACCCGACCTGGACCGGCTCTTCCGCCCCGAGACCGTCGCCGTCATCGGCGCCTCGGACGCCGAGGGCCGCCCCAACACCGGCATCACCCGGCAGCTGATCGCCTGGTCCGAACGGGTCGGCGCGCGCCTGCACCCCGTACACCCCACCCGTACGTCCGTCTTCGGCCTCCCCTGCCATCCGTCCGTCCGCGACCTGCCCGAACGCGTCGACCTCGCCGTCCTCCTCGTGGGCGACCCGCTCCCCGTCCTGGAGGAGCTGGACGGCTCGAAGGCCGCCTTCGCCGTGGCCTTCGCCGCCGGATTCGCCGAGACCGGCCCCGCGGGCGCCGCCGCCCAGGCCGCCCTCGCGGATGCCGCCCGGCGCTCCGGGGTCCGCCTCCTCGGCCCGAACACCAATCTCAACGCCTTCGAGCGCTTCCGCGACGACCTCGACGGGCCCGCCATCGCCCTGATCACCCAGTCGGGCCACCAGGGCCGCCCGGTCTTCGCCCTCCAGGAGCTCGGCATCCGGCTCTCGCACTGGGCGCCCACCGGCAACGAGGCGGACCTGGAGTGCGCGGACTTCATCTCCTACTTCGCCACCCGGCCCGAGGTCGGGGCGATCGCCGCGTATGTGGAAGGCCTCAAGGACGGCCGCGCCTTCCTGCTCGCCGCGGACCGGGCCGCCCGGCACAAGGTGCCCGTCGTCGCCGTCAAGGTCGGCCGGACGGAGGCCGGCGCCC is part of the Streptomyces roseifaciens genome and encodes:
- a CDS encoding TetR family transcriptional regulator; the encoded protein is MTGQVRTVDGRVAGRRGQATRQKLLDCLSEMLSSSPYRDVKVIDVARKAGTSPATFYQYFPDVEGAVLEIAEEMAKEGASLTDLVAGRSWVGKSGWQAAEELVDGFLGFWRKHDAILRVVDLGAAEGDKRFYKIRMKILNAVTNSLTDSVKELQSKGKVDKDVNPAAVAGSLVAMLAAVASHQKGFQSWGVKQAELKPNLALLVHLGITGKKPTR
- a CDS encoding nitroreductase family deazaflavin-dependent oxidoreductase, which encodes MNGTAARRRQRQERLERVVQRLSSTRTFARIAPHCVPALDRAVHRLTGGRTLLSARLLPGLVLTSTGARTGQARRTPLACMAEGPKGKPPAAWVLVGSNFGRPGHPAWTANLLAHPEAEISWRGRDVPVRARLLRGAEREAAWEAVVAFWPPYARYQARVEREIRLFRLEPRPDGGE
- a CDS encoding acyl-CoA dehydrogenase family protein → MDAAFTEEQGEIRRTLRELLLKRCGPDGIRAAVRTRAGYDEPLWRQLAEQLGLPGLAVGRRYGGVGCGPTELALACEETGRVLLPSPLLATAGLVAPLVAALGTHTQRTELLPRIASGELTGTLALPRTPLPEALGLTGPGGGDWAGGGRAGGVQARPGGDGRGWRLYGDAAQVLDGHSAGVLLVAARTGGYVRGRTLLFVLRPDVVRGVRRTRLTALDETRPQARIELRDAEADLLGRADDEVPAALARLGGSVAAMLAAEAVGAADRALELTVEHVRTREQFGRPIGSFQAVKHRLADLYVSVQAARSAAYYAAWAAGAGSGSAAAGDGLATDVGTAGGMETTGDTGAAEDVRTAGGVGSAADAGPAADAGSAGATGSAEDASTAGDAGVALAQALETLRTVTAEAVQLHGGIGVTWEHDVQLYFKRAASDGLLFGPPGRLRARAAEVAGLFAGRPEREAVAP
- a CDS encoding thiolase C-terminal domain-containing protein, which gives rise to MASVRRARKVAVVGISLSDCGRVDSATPYDLHAQAARRALADSGLGRSAVDGLASAGLGTLAPMEIADHLGLRPTWVDSTSVGGATWEVMAAHAADAIAAGHANAVLLVYGSTARADLKAGRRTAGLSYGTRGPLQFEAPYGHTLIAKYAMAARRHMHEYGTTPEQLAGIAVQARANARHNPHAMYRDPITVDDVLGGPVIADPFTKLQCCIRSDGGCAVLLAAEEYAADAARPPVWVLGAGTAVSHTAMSEWEDFTVSPAARSGRLAFERAGVTPAEVDVAELYDAFTYMTLVTLEDLGFCAKGEGGAFTEQGMLTVGGGLPVNTDGGGLSACHPGMRGLFLLVEAVRQLRGEAEEGRQVRRRDGELPRIAVASGTGGWFCSAGTVVLARD
- a CDS encoding pyridoxine/pyridoxamine 5'-phosphate oxidase, encoding MSDEPDRTRRQHFHDLLRSLPVWDTELPHFDPASAPADPLPLFQQWLIEAAEAGTPEPHTMTLATADATGRPSVRTLMLHDADEHGWHFATHRTSRKGRELAERPEAALGFYWAAVGRQVRIQGTVTAAGAAESRADLARRSTGALAAALVGRQSEVLASYEELERASDAAWERARREPDAPVGSWTLYVLEAQEVEFFQGDARRRHVRLNYRRRPPAEGGWTTELLWP
- a CDS encoding OB-fold domain-containing protein; amino-acid sequence: MHANRPQASPAPRSAGPPAPRFDIPEADAFTRPYWEAAGRGRLLVRRCRAAGCGLAHHYPREFCPRCWSEDVVWEEASGWAALYTWSVVHVNDLPPFGGRVPYAAAVVDLAEGPRMMTEVVGCEEGELRIGMALTVRFRELEGARPPGEPPLCIPVFGPLPDAGPEAVRARGARSSSRLPQGDGGGS